TTACCTTGTGGGAAAAGAAAGTTACGTGCGTAACCCGCTTTTACTGCTACCTGATCACCCAAACCGCCTAAGTTAGCGATTTTGTCTAGTAGAATGATTTCCATCTTGCTACCTCTAGTAATATGGGTTAACTATTACTGATTATGTAAATCAGTGTATGGTAATAGTGCTAAATAACGTGCACGTTTGATTGCGCGAGCAAGTTGACGTTGGTATTTAGCTGAAGTACCTGTAATACGGCTAGGTACGATTTTACCACTTTCAGTTACATAGTTTCTTAAAGTAGCTAGATCTTTATAATCAATTTCTTGTACGCCTTCTGCTTTAAAACGGCAGAATTTACGACGACGGAAGTAACGTGCCATGAAACACTCTCCTAACTTAA
This is a stretch of genomic DNA from Flocculibacter collagenilyticus. It encodes these proteins:
- the rpsR gene encoding 30S ribosomal protein S18; this encodes MARYFRRRKFCRFKAEGVQEIDYKDLATLRNYVTESGKIVPSRITGTSAKYQRQLARAIKRARYLALLPYTDLHNQ